A genomic region of uncultured Roseibium sp. contains the following coding sequences:
- a CDS encoding exonuclease domain-containing protein: MSLSLRLRTFLLFFGSAAVCSVLVVLSHYFAFNRLDEGGAVSAFLISGSLSAFAILAVTTRVWLLFDENVAKPIDHLAATIRTRAHAGVDALVDLHGSRFLGDLGPAIQAVTGKLSRVSAETDDMVASETARIMAEKAHLSMLLTEIPVAIILVSPNHRIMLYDGQAADVLAQVHVPRLSASVFDYFNEEELLAAQAKLSEGRSEVVAKVAGSQGKLSFELRLKKLKKVPGYMILVDGTKAQITPDAERPLIYDFDLTEQESEREIENTPLQDLQFVVFDTETTGLMPNKDEIVQIGAVRVVRGRIVPGETVDQLVNPNRPIPPASTKVHRITDDMVADAPDAGTAVTQFHGFARECVMVAHNAPFDMAFLNRHAGLCDLTWDHPMLDTVLLSAVLFGETEGHSLDALCARLDITIAPEHRHTALGDAQATAEALCKMLPMLSSRGYRTFGEVIQQTRKHGRLLKDLN, from the coding sequence ATGTCGCTCAGTCTGAGATTGCGGACCTTTCTGCTGTTTTTCGGTTCCGCGGCGGTGTGTTCGGTTCTTGTTGTGCTGTCGCACTATTTCGCGTTCAACCGGCTCGACGAAGGCGGAGCGGTGTCCGCTTTTCTCATCTCGGGTTCATTATCGGCCTTCGCCATTCTCGCCGTGACGACGAGGGTCTGGCTGCTGTTCGACGAAAACGTAGCCAAGCCGATCGATCATCTCGCGGCGACGATCCGCACGCGTGCGCATGCCGGCGTCGATGCGCTGGTGGACCTGCACGGATCGCGTTTTCTCGGAGATCTCGGGCCTGCCATTCAGGCTGTGACAGGGAAGCTTTCCAGGGTTTCGGCGGAAACCGATGACATGGTCGCAAGCGAAACTGCGCGGATCATGGCGGAAAAAGCTCATCTTTCCATGCTTCTGACCGAAATTCCGGTCGCCATCATCCTGGTCAGTCCAAACCACCGGATCATGCTCTATGACGGACAGGCGGCCGATGTGCTGGCACAGGTGCATGTGCCGCGCCTCAGCGCTTCGGTGTTTGACTATTTCAACGAAGAAGAACTGCTCGCCGCCCAGGCCAAACTCTCTGAGGGGCGCTCCGAGGTTGTTGCCAAGGTCGCCGGCAGTCAGGGAAAACTGAGTTTCGAGCTTCGCCTGAAGAAACTCAAAAAAGTGCCGGGCTACATGATCCTGGTTGACGGAACAAAGGCACAGATAACGCCGGATGCGGAGCGTCCGTTGATCTATGACTTCGATCTCACCGAACAGGAAAGCGAACGCGAGATCGAAAACACGCCGCTGCAGGATCTGCAATTCGTCGTTTTCGACACGGAGACTACCGGGCTGATGCCCAACAAGGACGAAATTGTCCAGATCGGTGCCGTTCGTGTGGTCAGGGGGCGGATCGTCCCCGGTGAAACGGTGGATCAACTGGTCAATCCGAACCGGCCGATACCGCCGGCGTCCACGAAGGTGCACCGGATCACGGACGATATGGTTGCCGATGCTCCGGACGCAGGCACGGCCGTGACCCAGTTCCACGGGTTCGCCCGCGAGTGCGTCATGGTTGCGCACAATGCGCCTTTCGACATGGCCTTCCTAAACCGGCACGCGGGCTTGTGTGATCTCACCTGGGATCACCCGATGCTCGACACGGTTCTGCTGTCCGCTGTCCTGTTCGGCGAGACAGAGGGACATTCGCTGGATGCCCTGTGCGCGCGGCTCGACATCACGATTGCGCCCGAACACAGGCATACCGCGCTCGGAGACGCTCAGGCGACGGCCGAAGCGCTGTGCAAGATGCTACCGATGCTGTCGTCACGCGGTTACAGGACATTCGGCGAGGTCATTCAGCAGACCCGCAAGCACGGCAGGCTGCTGAAGGACCTGAACTGA
- a CDS encoding DUF294 nucleotidyltransferase-like domain-containing protein, whose translation MSLTVGQILGFLKSLHPYDALSHEVQEKLAERFQVRHVEADSHIYKFGEQLPGLFVIYEGGVKIRDENSVVVSHLVHRNTFGERGLLKDGAAATSAQADEASVLLMLPPADFRKLLDEQQVVARFFDRARKASIRSKDLATTLADTLMARNPVTCAPDASVKDAARTMRDVHISSLCVTDRQETLLGIVTTRDLTGKVLAEGLPVTTRVADVMTKEPVALAPSAIGTDILHLMMERRIGHIPIVESGRLVGMVTQTDLTRFQAISSADMVGQISRAETAADMASVTAHIPRLLLQLVASGSPHEVVTRLITDIADTVTRRLLALAEETLGPPPVPYLWLACGSQGRQEQTGVSDQDNCLFLDDAVSDGDRDGYFADLARFVCDGLNTCGYVYCPGDMMATNPRWCQPVRAWKSYFEGWIRKPDPEAQMLSSVMFDLRPIGGDKRLFANLQEETLQAAASNSIFVAHMVSNSLKHHPPLNLLRGLATIRSGENKNALDTKLNGVVPIIDLARIYALQGQITVVNTKARLLEARASGRLSQSGGSDLLDAYDLIAETRLLHQAGLIKLGQKPDNFLQPSSLSDFERSHLRDAFVVVKTMQSSIGHGRGMLG comes from the coding sequence ATGTCCCTAACTGTTGGCCAGATTCTGGGGTTTCTGAAATCACTCCATCCCTATGATGCGCTTTCACACGAAGTGCAGGAAAAGCTGGCCGAGCGGTTCCAGGTCCGTCACGTCGAAGCAGATTCCCACATCTACAAGTTCGGGGAACAACTGCCCGGCCTCTTCGTCATTTACGAAGGCGGGGTAAAAATCCGGGACGAAAACAGTGTCGTCGTCAGCCACCTTGTTCACAGGAACACGTTCGGCGAGCGGGGGCTTTTGAAAGATGGAGCGGCAGCCACGTCCGCCCAGGCAGACGAAGCGTCCGTCCTCCTGATGCTGCCGCCGGCCGATTTCCGCAAACTCTTGGACGAACAGCAGGTCGTCGCACGATTTTTCGACCGGGCGCGCAAGGCAAGCATCCGCAGCAAAGACCTTGCCACGACGCTGGCAGATACGCTGATGGCACGCAACCCTGTCACCTGTGCCCCGGATGCCTCTGTCAAGGACGCCGCGCGCACGATGCGCGACGTGCATATTTCCTCGCTGTGCGTGACGGACCGGCAAGAAACATTGCTTGGTATCGTGACCACGCGGGACCTGACGGGAAAGGTTCTTGCCGAAGGTTTGCCGGTAACAACGCGTGTAGCCGACGTCATGACGAAAGAGCCGGTGGCGCTGGCACCTTCCGCAATCGGGACCGATATCCTGCATCTCATGATGGAACGGCGGATCGGGCATATTCCGATTGTCGAAAGTGGCCGCTTGGTCGGCATGGTCACGCAGACCGACCTGACGCGCTTTCAGGCAATCAGTTCGGCCGACATGGTCGGTCAGATTTCCCGCGCGGAGACGGCGGCAGACATGGCTTCCGTGACCGCGCATATTCCGCGATTGCTGCTTCAGCTGGTGGCCTCTGGCAGTCCGCATGAGGTGGTCACGCGGCTGATTACAGACATCGCGGACACGGTAACGCGCCGCCTGCTTGCTCTGGCGGAGGAGACGCTGGGTCCGCCTCCCGTGCCCTATCTATGGCTTGCCTGCGGCTCCCAGGGGCGCCAGGAGCAGACGGGCGTCAGCGACCAGGATAATTGCCTGTTCCTAGATGATGCGGTGAGCGACGGCGACAGGGACGGCTATTTTGCAGATCTTGCCCGGTTCGTCTGCGATGGCCTGAATACGTGCGGCTACGTCTATTGCCCGGGTGACATGATGGCGACGAACCCGCGCTGGTGCCAGCCGGTTCGTGCCTGGAAAAGCTATTTCGAGGGCTGGATACGGAAACCGGATCCGGAAGCACAGATGCTGAGTTCGGTGATGTTCGATCTCCGGCCGATTGGCGGCGACAAGCGTCTTTTCGCAAATCTCCAGGAAGAAACGCTGCAAGCCGCCGCTTCGAACTCGATCTTCGTGGCGCACATGGTCAGCAATTCGCTCAAGCACCATCCGCCACTCAACCTGCTCAGAGGTTTGGCCACGATACGCTCCGGAGAAAACAAGAATGCGCTGGATACCAAGCTGAACGGTGTGGTGCCGATCATCGACCTTGCGCGGATCTATGCGCTGCAGGGTCAGATCACCGTCGTGAACACCAAGGCGCGGCTGCTAGAGGCGCGCGCGAGCGGCCGACTCAGCCAGTCAGGGGGCAGCGATCTGCTGGACGCCTATGATCTGATTGCGGAAACCCGGCTGCTGCATCAGGCAGGTCTTATCAAGCTGGGGCAGAAGCCGGACAACTTCCTGCAGCCATCATCCCTGTCGGATTTTGAGCGAAGTCATTTGCGGGACGCGTTTGTCGTGGTCAAAACGATGCAGTCCTCAATTGGGCACGGTCGCGGAATGCTGGGCTAA
- a CDS encoding sodium:solute symporter family protein, with the protein MDQFTINLLFVGGSFALYIGIAIWARAGSTSEFYAAGRGVHPVTNGMATAADWMSAASFISMAGLIAFTGYDNSSFLMGWTGGYVLLALLLAPYLRKFGKFTVSEFIGDRFYSQTARIVAVVCLIVASTTYVIGQMTGVGVAFGRFLEVDNTTGLLIGACVVFAYAVFGGMKGVTYTQVAQYVVLITAYTIPAIFISLQLTGNPIPGLGLFGNDAASGVPLLTKLDQVVTELGFSSYTAHHSNTLNMVLFTLSLMIGTAGLPHVIMRFFTVPKVSDARWSAGWTLVFIALLYLTAPAVGAMARLNITEMMWPNGGINGGAVAVETIAEDPKYDWMDTWQKTGLLDWEDKNGDGKIQYYNDQNAEMQTLAAEKGWEGNELTKFNRDILVLANPEIANLPSWVIGLVAAGGLAAALSTAAGLLLAISSAVSHDLIKGAFNPQISEKGELLSARIAMAVAIVVATYLGLNPPGFAAQTVALAFGLAAASIFPALMMGIFSTRINNTGAVAGMLAGLIVTLVYIFLHKGWFFIPGTNTFTDADPLLGPIKSTSFGAIGAVVNFLVAYVVTGMSKETPQAIKDLVESVRIPRGAGVAQDH; encoded by the coding sequence ATGGATCAGTTTACTATCAACCTGCTGTTTGTGGGCGGCTCCTTTGCGCTCTACATAGGCATCGCGATCTGGGCTCGCGCGGGCTCGACCTCGGAATTCTACGCCGCCGGACGCGGTGTGCACCCGGTCACTAACGGCATGGCGACCGCAGCTGACTGGATGTCGGCGGCCTCGTTCATCTCCATGGCGGGCCTGATCGCTTTCACCGGCTACGACAACAGCTCCTTCCTGATGGGCTGGACCGGTGGTTACGTTCTGCTGGCGCTGCTGCTTGCCCCTTACCTGCGCAAGTTCGGCAAGTTCACCGTTTCGGAGTTCATCGGTGACAGGTTCTATAGCCAGACCGCGCGTATCGTCGCCGTTGTCTGCCTGATCGTTGCCTCGACGACCTACGTGATCGGGCAGATGACCGGCGTCGGTGTCGCCTTCGGGCGTTTCCTTGAGGTCGACAACACGACCGGTCTCCTGATCGGCGCCTGCGTCGTCTTCGCCTATGCCGTCTTTGGCGGCATGAAGGGTGTGACTTATACGCAGGTCGCGCAATATGTGGTCTTGATCACGGCCTACACCATTCCGGCGATCTTCATCTCGCTTCAACTGACGGGCAACCCGATCCCGGGCCTCGGCCTGTTCGGGAATGACGCTGCCAGCGGCGTTCCGCTGCTGACAAAGCTGGACCAGGTGGTCACGGAACTCGGGTTCAGTTCCTACACGGCGCACCACTCAAATACGCTGAACATGGTTCTGTTCACGCTGTCGCTGATGATCGGCACCGCCGGTCTGCCGCATGTGATCATGCGGTTCTTCACCGTGCCGAAGGTTTCCGACGCACGCTGGTCGGCGGGCTGGACGCTGGTCTTCATCGCCCTGCTTTATCTGACTGCTCCGGCTGTCGGTGCCATGGCGCGCCTCAACATCACCGAGATGATGTGGCCGAACGGCGGGATCAACGGCGGAGCCGTCGCGGTGGAAACGATCGCAGAGGATCCGAAGTATGACTGGATGGATACCTGGCAGAAGACGGGTCTCCTCGACTGGGAAGACAAGAACGGCGACGGCAAGATCCAGTACTACAACGACCAGAATGCCGAAATGCAGACCCTTGCCGCCGAGAAAGGCTGGGAAGGCAATGAACTGACAAAGTTCAATCGCGACATTCTGGTGCTTGCCAATCCGGAGATTGCAAACCTGCCAAGTTGGGTCATCGGTCTGGTGGCAGCAGGCGGTCTTGCCGCAGCGCTGTCGACGGCTGCCGGATTGCTGCTGGCGATTTCGTCGGCGGTCAGTCATGACCTGATCAAGGGTGCCTTCAACCCACAGATCTCGGAGAAGGGTGAACTCCTGTCGGCCAGGATTGCGATGGCGGTCGCCATTGTCGTGGCGACCTATCTGGGGCTCAATCCGCCGGGCTTTGCCGCTCAAACCGTGGCACTCGCCTTCGGGCTGGCGGCAGCCTCGATCTTCCCGGCGCTGATGATGGGGATCTTCTCGACCCGCATCAACAACACCGGTGCCGTCGCAGGCATGCTGGCAGGCCTGATCGTGACACTGGTCTACATCTTCCTGCACAAGGGCTGGTTCTTCATCCCGGGCACCAACACCTTCACGGATGCCGATCCGTTGCTCGGACCGATCAAGTCGACGTCCTTCGGGGCAATCGGCGCGGTGGTGAATTTCCTGGTCGCCTATGTCGTCACCGGCATGAGCAAGGAAACGCCGCAGGCGATCAAGGATCTGGTGGAAAGCGTCCGCATCCCGCGCGGTGCCGGCGTCGCGCAGGACCACTGA
- a CDS encoding DUF4212 domain-containing protein, protein MSENSSNNGYWSANMRIISISLVIWALVSFGFGILLRPLLSGISVGGTDLGFWFAQQGSILVFLAIIFFYAFWMNRVDRDHGVDEE, encoded by the coding sequence ATGTCCGAAAACTCATCCAACAATGGATACTGGTCTGCAAACATGCGGATCATATCGATCAGCCTCGTCATTTGGGCGCTGGTTTCTTTCGGGTTCGGCATCCTGCTGCGCCCTCTCTTGAGCGGGATTTCCGTCGGCGGGACGGATTTGGGCTTCTGGTTCGCGCAGCAGGGATCAATCCTTGTCTTTCTCGCGATCATTTTCTTTTACGCGTTCTGGATGAACAGGGTCGATCGCGACCACGGTGTCGACGAAGAATAG
- a CDS encoding TlpA disulfide reductase family protein, whose protein sequence is MRSSLTTFLVLIGSFVVVANLYPLLFSTDLPPGRFTMLETPRELPETPFSDAAGNPLSLKDFEGAYLVVNVWATWCEPCREEMPALDQLARDLGNRNIRVMPISIDTTGAGNIESFYRLHKLTDLPVYMDPLQNSMRSFNVFGIPTTVLVDPDGREIGRMVGPAKWDSPETLEQLSRLLGS, encoded by the coding sequence ATGCGTTCATCACTGACGACATTCCTGGTCCTGATCGGCAGCTTTGTCGTTGTGGCAAATCTTTATCCCCTGCTCTTCAGCACGGATTTGCCACCCGGCCGGTTCACCATGCTGGAAACACCGCGAGAATTGCCCGAAACACCTTTTTCGGATGCGGCGGGCAATCCTCTAAGCCTCAAGGATTTTGAAGGGGCTTATCTGGTCGTGAACGTCTGGGCCACCTGGTGTGAACCCTGCCGTGAGGAAATGCCCGCACTGGATCAACTCGCACGCGATCTGGGCAACCGGAACATTCGTGTGATGCCGATCTCCATCGACACGACCGGTGCCGGCAACATTGAAAGCTTCTACCGGCTCCACAAACTGACGGACCTTCCCGTCTATATGGACCCGTTGCAGAACTCCATGCGCAGTTTCAATGTCTTCGGCATTCCAACAACGGTTCTGGTCGATCCGGACGGCCGTGAAATCGGACGCATGGTCGGGCCGGCGAAATGGGACAGCCCCGAAACCCTGGAGCAATTGTCCAGGCTTTTGGGATCCTAG
- a CDS encoding VPLPA-CTERM sorting domain-containing protein encodes MLRSVIAGAALLIFGVSVATSATVVEQYNVMSYAPNKHSLYMNGLSYHFQPGAMFTRYSDNTGSLTGKATNNVGDGYDVKLSFANFRNWTQQTAAGLDAKGKNKGDETTWTFMDLVDVSTLTGVGTFTSMYELLMKPQNGPYTFQYGVGANDKQSGVLGLSGWFFTKGPNGGPGAPCGNGSVCDFNLKMSVVPLPAGIALLPVGLVVLAGMRMRRRRSA; translated from the coding sequence ATGCTAAGAAGCGTAATTGCCGGAGCGGCGCTGCTCATTTTCGGCGTTTCGGTTGCAACGTCCGCGACCGTGGTCGAACAATACAACGTGATGAGCTACGCACCCAACAAACACAGCCTCTACATGAACGGTCTGAGCTACCATTTTCAGCCCGGCGCCATGTTCACCAGGTACAGCGACAATACAGGATCGCTGACCGGCAAAGCCACGAACAATGTTGGCGACGGCTATGACGTGAAGCTGAGCTTTGCGAACTTCAGAAACTGGACGCAACAAACAGCGGCGGGTCTGGACGCGAAGGGAAAAAACAAGGGCGACGAAACAACCTGGACCTTCATGGACCTCGTGGACGTCTCCACGCTTACAGGCGTTGGCACGTTTACGAGCATGTATGAACTGCTCATGAAACCGCAGAACGGTCCCTACACATTCCAGTATGGCGTTGGCGCGAACGACAAGCAGAGCGGCGTGCTCGGACTTTCGGGATGGTTCTTCACCAAGGGACCGAACGGCGGACCGGGAGCACCGTGCGGCAACGGATCGGTTTGCGATTTCAACCTGAAAATGAGCGTCGTACCGCTGCCGGCAGGCATCGCGCTGCTCCCGGTCGGTCTTGTTGTCTTGGCAGGAATGCGGATGCGCAGACGCAGGTCAGCCTGA
- a CDS encoding glycosyltransferase, with the protein MSRSSALRLDVCVLADIRIGDVAAPCHAAMIEGLADAGYRVGVLPVAPAEIKVDPYSIDATWNRLFEDGRVKRLAPGLRAECALALGLDARLFALPIGNVCSITADHRIVTLERPAGFVSLKPGQLDRIAEHAAEVLGGPVVWAPTTRICRDALSSCAPHWPATGVDWLPTVPPTGVVRSEGVERARPTVGMGHYARARSGPWMLSVEAGARAFRAANVQWRLLAPPQAERPPWPQPAPVEIWPADQVGFCEFLGKVDILAHDGQAADDPCPVEVLYALCSGVVPFLEPEYRSVFAGTAIYGRPSEIAQRALEFHENPSLGTDLRASGKELVEKLFLPQAAVSRIRKLIGKPRDNPYAPAVHAARPRRVLFYSTNGIGLGHLTRQLAIAQRLPSRLTPVFVSHSKAVDIVHAHGYAGEHLPYHSAYGERKEHWDVALSDALTAALDFYRPSAVVFDGNVPFLGLMRAMESCPDMARVWIRRAFWGPNRDLDALERGAAFDLVVEPGELAWARDDGPTVDYRHEALPVPPVRLLDGNQLLDRQAACARLGLDPGHMNVLVALGSGNNSDTGRMTARTLAHLHGRAGVGAAVAEWRIAGAKSDLPAGVKRLTEYPFGKFLSAFDFAVAAAGYNTFTEHMAEGLPTVWVPNEHAQQDRQILRARFAVARGLGDMVRHRADFGLKSALDRMLDREQRAQMRSAHAGIGQYLAGNGAVAAAEAIASLCETVVVRVITGLDDEALPDGPGVERENAEVCDGPAQVSTETCLMPNQKTGPNGPV; encoded by the coding sequence TTGTCACGGTCTTCCGCCTTGCGGCTTGATGTATGTGTTCTGGCCGACATCCGTATCGGGGATGTCGCAGCACCTTGCCACGCCGCGATGATCGAGGGACTTGCCGATGCGGGGTACCGGGTCGGTGTGCTTCCGGTTGCGCCTGCCGAGATCAAGGTGGACCCCTACTCGATCGACGCTACCTGGAACAGGCTGTTTGAGGATGGCCGTGTGAAACGGCTCGCACCCGGCCTGCGCGCCGAGTGTGCGCTCGCACTCGGGCTCGATGCCCGGCTTTTCGCATTGCCCATCGGCAACGTGTGTTCGATCACGGCAGACCATCGTATCGTGACGCTCGAACGGCCGGCCGGCTTCGTGTCGTTGAAACCCGGACAACTTGACCGCATTGCGGAACACGCCGCAGAGGTGCTTGGCGGGCCGGTGGTCTGGGCTCCCACAACACGGATTTGCAGGGATGCCCTGTCCTCCTGCGCGCCGCATTGGCCGGCAACCGGCGTCGACTGGCTGCCAACCGTGCCTCCCACGGGTGTTGTGCGCAGCGAAGGGGTTGAGCGTGCCCGGCCCACGGTTGGAATGGGACACTATGCGCGTGCGCGGTCAGGACCCTGGATGCTGTCCGTGGAGGCAGGGGCACGCGCATTCCGCGCTGCCAATGTTCAATGGCGGCTGCTTGCGCCCCCGCAGGCCGAGCGCCCTCCGTGGCCGCAGCCAGCACCCGTCGAAATCTGGCCGGCTGATCAAGTCGGGTTTTGCGAGTTTCTCGGCAAGGTCGATATCCTGGCCCATGACGGTCAGGCGGCGGATGACCCGTGTCCGGTGGAAGTTCTTTATGCGCTGTGCAGCGGTGTCGTTCCCTTTCTCGAGCCCGAATACAGATCCGTATTCGCCGGAACAGCGATCTACGGACGTCCTTCCGAGATCGCCCAGCGCGCGCTGGAATTTCACGAAAACCCGTCTCTCGGCACCGACCTGCGTGCCAGCGGAAAGGAACTGGTCGAGAAGCTGTTCCTGCCGCAGGCCGCAGTTTCCAGAATACGGAAGCTTATCGGCAAGCCACGCGACAATCCTTATGCACCGGCAGTTCACGCGGCTCGCCCAAGGCGGGTGCTTTTTTATTCGACCAACGGGATAGGACTGGGGCACCTGACGCGCCAGCTTGCGATCGCGCAGCGCCTGCCGTCCCGCCTCACACCGGTATTTGTGAGCCACTCCAAGGCTGTCGACATCGTCCATGCCCATGGATATGCCGGTGAGCATCTGCCGTATCATTCGGCTTACGGCGAGCGCAAGGAACACTGGGACGTGGCGCTTTCGGATGCCTTGACCGCTGCGCTGGACTTCTACCGGCCAAGTGCCGTGGTGTTTGATGGCAATGTTCCGTTCCTGGGTCTCATGAGGGCGATGGAGAGCTGCCCCGATATGGCACGGGTGTGGATCCGGCGCGCCTTCTGGGGGCCGAATCGTGATCTGGACGCCCTGGAACGCGGCGCGGCATTTGATCTCGTCGTGGAACCGGGTGAGTTGGCCTGGGCTCGCGATGACGGGCCAACCGTGGATTACCGGCACGAGGCGCTGCCGGTGCCTCCCGTGAGGCTTCTGGACGGGAACCAGCTTTTGGACCGGCAGGCCGCCTGCGCACGGCTCGGTCTGGATCCGGGGCATATGAACGTGCTTGTTGCGCTGGGCTCAGGCAACAACAGCGATACCGGGCGCATGACGGCCCGGACGCTTGCCCATCTTCACGGACGCGCGGGCGTCGGGGCAGCCGTTGCCGAATGGCGTATCGCAGGGGCGAAGTCCGACCTACCGGCAGGTGTCAAGCGGCTCACGGAATATCCATTCGGCAAGTTTCTGAGCGCGTTCGACTTTGCGGTTGCCGCAGCCGGCTACAACACGTTCACCGAACATATGGCGGAAGGGCTTCCGACCGTCTGGGTGCCCAACGAGCATGCACAGCAGGATAGGCAGATACTCCGGGCGCGTTTTGCCGTGGCCAGGGGGCTCGGCGACATGGTGCGGCACAGAGCCGACTTCGGCCTCAAGAGCGCGCTCGACCGGATGCTGGATCGGGAACAGCGCGCGCAGATGCGTTCTGCGCACGCAGGTATCGGGCAATACCTTGCGGGAAACGGTGCGGTTGCGGCGGCCGAGGCGATTGCCAGCCTGTGCGAGACGGTGGTGGTGCGGGTGATAACCGGGCTGGACGATGAGGCGCTGCCGGACGGTCCCGGTGTTGAGAGAGAGAATGCCGAGGTCTGCGACGGGCCGGCCCAGGTCTCTACGGAAACCTGTCTCATGCCCAATCAAAAAACCGGGCCAAATGGCCCGGTTTGA